The following are from one region of the Phormidium sp. PBR-2020 genome:
- a CDS encoding tetratricopeptide repeat protein, giving the protein MIKYGKSLAQTGRYEEAFNLFEEALNIDPDNVEALRKYGIALARAKNYMKSFSIFKKGQAIQPDNIKSLGAYANALFKARRFIESLDVFENLIKLEPRNTKMLNYYASALKYCKKYDEALAILEDSLQLEPDNSITLNFYAGTLAGLGKYDKAIEYFEKSLKINPNNAITLGRYAGTLAELGHHDKAIDYFEKSLEINPNNATILSRYATTLSKLGQYDKAIDCFEKSLKIDINDATTLGHYASTLVELGQHEKAIDCFEKSLKIKPDTAITLLQYARALEEIKEYPQAIHQLEKGCISVRRVSNYTQ; this is encoded by the coding sequence TTGATAAAATATGGAAAATCTTTAGCTCAAACTGGAAGGTATGAGGAAGCATTTAATCTGTTTGAAGAAGCACTTAACATTGACCCTGATAATGTTGAAGCTTTAAGGAAGTACGGTATAGCTCTTGCTAGGGCCAAGAATTACATGAAGTCATTTAGTATCTTCAAAAAAGGTCAAGCTATTCAACCAGATAATATAAAATCACTAGGTGCTTATGCAAATGCGTTGTTCAAAGCACGTAGATTTATTGAGTCACTAGATGTTTTTGAAAATCTAATCAAACTAGAGCCTCGAAATACTAAAATGCTAAATTATTATGCTAGTGCCCTAAAGTACTGCAAAAAATATGATGAAGCACTAGCCATTTTAGAAGATTCACTACAGCTCGAACCAGATAATTCAATTACTCTAAATTTTTATGCTGGTACCTTAGCGGGATTAGGAAAATATGACAAAGCAATAGAGTATTTTGAAAAATCACTAAAAATCAATCCAAATAATGCGATCACCCTTGGTCGATATGCTGGTACCTTAGCAGAATTAGGACACCATGACAAAGCGATAGACTATTTTGAAAAATCACTGGAAATCAATCCAAATAATGCTACCATCCTTAGTCGATATGCTACTACCCTGTCGAAATTAGGACAATATGACAAAGCAATAGATTGTTTTGAAAAATCACTGAAAATCGATATAAATGATGCTACTACCCTTGGTCACTATGCTAGTACCTTAGTAGAATTAGGACAACATGAGAAAGCGATAGATTGTTTTGAAAAATCACTGAAAATTAAGCCAGATACTGCGATCACTCTTCTTCAATATGCTCGCGCACTAGAGGAAATAAAGGAATATCCGCAAGCAATTCATCAATTAGAAAAGGGGTGCATCTCAGTTAGGCGAGTGAGTAATTATACTCAATGA
- a CDS encoding IS630 family transposase, protein MLWKVSLGWTIENSAVAVGLSYRYARTIVKRYNQQGEKGVINQRNKTKINPRGREPLLNGEQLEKLKQALKKAPSDGGLWTGPKVARWIEKETGREKVWPQRGWDYLKKCHYSWQRPRPRHRKGNKEAQEEYKKNLPKKVTEIQNKHPDSEVEVWFFDEHRVGLKSILAKVWSETGQRPEAVVQHRYEWVYVYGFVNPKTGETHWYLIPRVNVKWLNLVLETFAEEVGVGENKIILLVQDNAGWHRSPKLQVNEGIFVDFLPPYSPELQPAERLWKLVDEPLVNRCFDTIEDLEDVLEQRCCVLSEQMQEEIRDLTNYHWLEYA, encoded by the coding sequence CTGTTATGGAAAGTGAGCTTAGGATGGACAATAGAAAACAGTGCCGTAGCGGTGGGGTTGAGCTATCGCTACGCCCGAACAATCGTAAAGCGATATAACCAGCAAGGAGAGAAGGGAGTCATTAACCAAAGGAACAAAACCAAAATCAATCCCCGAGGGCGGGAACCTTTACTCAATGGCGAGCAACTCGAAAAGCTTAAGCAAGCCTTAAAAAAAGCGCCGTCAGATGGAGGACTATGGACAGGACCCAAGGTGGCGCGATGGATTGAAAAAGAAACGGGACGGGAAAAAGTCTGGCCCCAAAGGGGGTGGGATTACCTAAAAAAGTGTCATTACTCTTGGCAGCGACCGAGACCCAGGCATCGAAAAGGAAATAAAGAAGCCCAAGAAGAGTATAAAAAAAACTTGCCAAAGAAAGTCACGGAAATTCAAAATAAACATCCTGATTCCGAAGTTGAAGTTTGGTTTTTCGACGAACACCGAGTGGGTCTAAAGTCAATCCTAGCGAAAGTTTGGAGTGAGACTGGACAACGCCCCGAAGCCGTGGTTCAGCACCGGTATGAGTGGGTCTATGTCTACGGGTTCGTTAATCCAAAAACGGGAGAAACACATTGGTATTTAATCCCAAGAGTGAATGTGAAGTGGTTGAATTTAGTCTTAGAAACCTTTGCCGAAGAAGTGGGGGTTGGAGAGAATAAAATAATCCTCTTAGTTCAAGATAATGCGGGCTGGCATCGAAGCCCAAAACTTCAGGTGAATGAGGGAATCTTTGTAGATTTTTTACCTCCCTATTCTCCCGAGCTTCAACCAGCCGAACGGCTGTGGAAGTTAGTAGATGAACCACTGGTCAATCGATGTTTTGATACCATTGAAGACCTGGAAGATGTTCTTGAACAACGTTGTTGTGTTCTTAGTGAACAGATGCAAGAAGAAATTCGCGATTTGACAAATTATCACTGGCTAGAGTACGCCTGA
- a CDS encoding HAMP domain-containing histidine kinase: MIWKRIPYEQYFQEAIENSDDKERTLLYSARSILATNPYSDAAIAKLKQIEEDSPRYAQAMEMLTLNLRGEEYFDMVKTDALGGLSDTEMLNRAMYHKIANEISILKGIAYRLLRQSQQSELLEAIVEDIEEVFTEVDRRRAAQKEEIESIPEENYSHILMVISTTAHDISDFVNNQLATIESKTRRAMRKLDAAHSSYLQFKKLLAQLEFTQTALGDLKAINEGIKIKRHRFRIKHLFEKWHNNSYIDNATIVLDIKNGESELNGDEEKIKSALNELVENSLKHNADQSDLTIHITSQDEVNPSGIWGRTIPGEQRYLFIEFSDNGKGVPEDQKDWIFQPLKTTSQEGKGSGLGLFIIRKTLIRMNGYIRETGISGARFELYIPYNQGDS; the protein is encoded by the coding sequence ATTATTTGGAAACGGATTCCGTATGAGCAGTATTTCCAAGAGGCGATCGAGAATTCAGATGACAAAGAACGAACATTGCTCTACAGTGCCAGAAGTATCTTGGCTACCAATCCCTACAGTGACGCTGCGATTGCAAAGTTGAAGCAAATTGAGGAAGATTCCCCTCGATATGCCCAGGCAATGGAAATGCTGACCCTAAACTTGAGAGGGGAAGAGTATTTTGACATGGTTAAAACCGATGCCCTAGGTGGGTTGAGCGATACAGAAATGCTTAACCGAGCGATGTATCATAAAATTGCTAATGAGATCAGCATTCTTAAGGGGATTGCCTATCGTTTATTGCGTCAATCTCAGCAGTCGGAGTTGTTGGAGGCGATCGTTGAAGATATTGAGGAGGTGTTTACAGAAGTGGATCGCCGTCGGGCTGCTCAAAAGGAAGAGATTGAGTCGATTCCAGAAGAGAATTATAGTCACATTTTGATGGTCATTTCCACCACCGCCCATGACATTTCCGATTTTGTCAACAACCAGCTTGCGACTATTGAATCAAAAACTCGGCGAGCGATGCGGAAACTCGATGCCGCTCATTCATCCTATCTTCAATTTAAAAAACTCTTAGCTCAGTTGGAATTCACGCAAACGGCATTGGGTGATTTGAAAGCTATCAATGAAGGCATCAAAATTAAACGCCATCGCTTCCGGATTAAACATCTATTTGAAAAATGGCATAATAACTCTTATATTGACAATGCCACGATTGTGCTAGATATTAAGAATGGCGAGTCTGAATTGAACGGTGATGAAGAAAAAATCAAAAGTGCGCTTAATGAACTGGTGGAAAACTCGCTCAAGCATAATGCTGATCAGTCAGATCTCACCATTCACATCACATCTCAAGATGAGGTGAATCCTTCTGGTATTTGGGGGCGCACAATTCCTGGGGAGCAACGATATTTATTTATCGAATTTTCGGACAACGGTAAAGGTGTACCCGAAGACCAAAAAGACTGGATTTTTCAACCGCTCAAAACCACCTCTCAGGAAGGCAAGGGGAGTGGTTTGGGTCTATTTATTATCCGTAAAACTTTAATTCGGATGAATGGCTATATTCGAGAAACAGGAATTAGCGGCGCAAGATTTGAGCTATATATTCCGTATAATCAGGGAGACTCATAG
- a CDS encoding D-alanyl-D-alanine carboxypeptidase, with amino-acid sequence MTPPQQAPKVSPHLSLIHYPLSIILTSLLLGSCTPSESPPPEEISPPVASPSPSPTSDPSPLSLSDPDFEVQQQIQTYLNRLSGQGFDPQQQGIWLQTDDRLLGEIGGTIPLPAASLTKIATTLAALRQFDLDHRFSTQFFRRGEINNGVLEGDLLVVGDMDPLFVWEEAIAIANQLADLGLQEVTGDLIIVGNFFMNFEEDSVLSGELLKQALNTRLWTGDAEAQYRTLPPDTPRPELEISGQVRRLEILPSDIESDVEFLLGHQSQPLPRILKLMNRYSNNAIAHMLANAMGGAEVVRENVIAATGVPPQEIQLINGSGLGRENQISPRAVIQMYQAIQRELAPQGLTLADVVAVAGEPEGILTVRPLPPYAVLKSGSLNAVSTLSGALPTQDKGIIWFSLLHGGGDIEILRAEQERFLRELEAQWGAVDELPPVLKIRLSEG; translated from the coding sequence ATGACTCCACCCCAACAAGCCCCCAAAGTCTCCCCTCATCTCTCCCTTATCCATTATCCATTATCCATTATCCTAACCAGCCTTCTCCTCGGCAGTTGCACGCCCTCCGAGAGTCCCCCGCCCGAGGAGATTAGTCCCCCAGTTGCCTCTCCCTCTCCCTCTCCCACCTCCGACCCCTCGCCCCTCTCCCTCAGCGATCCCGATTTCGAGGTTCAGCAACAGATACAAACCTATCTCAATCGCCTCAGCGGCCAAGGCTTTGACCCCCAACAACAGGGGATTTGGCTACAAACCGACGATCGCCTCTTAGGGGAAATTGGTGGAACCATTCCCCTCCCCGCCGCCTCCCTCACCAAAATCGCCACTACCCTTGCCGCCTTGCGTCAGTTTGACCTCGATCATCGCTTTTCGACCCAGTTTTTCCGACGAGGGGAGATCAACAATGGCGTGTTGGAGGGTGATTTGCTGGTGGTGGGAGATATGGACCCGTTGTTTGTCTGGGAAGAGGCGATCGCCATCGCCAATCAACTGGCCGATTTAGGCCTACAAGAGGTGACGGGAGACCTAATTATCGTCGGTAACTTCTTTATGAACTTTGAGGAAGACAGCGTCCTCTCAGGAGAACTCCTCAAACAAGCCCTCAACACCCGTCTCTGGACTGGAGACGCCGAAGCCCAATATCGCACCCTTCCCCCAGACACCCCTCGCCCCGAGTTAGAGATTTCCGGCCAAGTGCGTCGCCTGGAGATCCTCCCCTCGGACATTGAATCAGACGTAGAATTTCTCCTGGGCCATCAGTCTCAACCCCTACCGCGCATCCTTAAGCTGATGAATCGCTACAGTAATAATGCGATCGCCCATATGTTGGCCAACGCCATGGGTGGGGCGGAGGTGGTTCGCGAGAACGTCATCGCCGCCACTGGGGTTCCCCCCCAAGAAATTCAACTGATTAATGGATCGGGATTAGGGCGAGAGAATCAAATCTCACCCCGGGCGGTGATTCAGATGTATCAAGCGATTCAGCGAGAACTGGCCCCCCAAGGATTAACCCTAGCTGATGTGGTAGCCGTCGCCGGAGAACCCGAGGGGATCTTAACGGTGCGTCCCCTGCCTCCCTACGCGGTCTTAAAATCCGGAAGCCTCAATGCGGTGAGTACCCTATCGGGGGCCCTACCCACCCAAGACAAGGGAATTATCTGGTTTTCCCTTCTCCATGGCGGCGGAGATATTGAAATTTTGCGGGCGGAACAGGAACGCTTCTTACGGGAGTTAGAAGCCCAATGGGGGGCCGTCGATGAACTGCCCCCGGTCTTAAAAATTCGGCTATCTGAAGGCTAA
- a CDS encoding efflux RND transporter permease subunit, with amino-acid sequence MSLRERFNISKWAIQHRLLTIAIWLAIAVAGLFAYSSLQYALFPDITFPVVIVNASGESDDVITTETDLTEPIEAQLWDLPGLDDIQSRVYPGRTVISVLFNVGVDLAPSSDAVRDRLDQLQLPNNTELEVIPLNLNESAAISYALRPTPDSDLEAIAALSQNELIPQLEQLPGVLRVDLLGDAEISQDRDPDLLADDVHLNAPTLIRFASENALALQVIKQGDANTLDVVRHVETTVAAWEQDYPQIQFDLAATQADFIREATQATIDTLGFAIILAVIVIFAFLRNLWATLITALAIPISLLGTFIVMAVYDFNLETITLLALALTIGIIVDDAIVEVENIARHIDQGQPPREAAIAATNEIGLTVSASTLTIVAVFLPVAFMGGTIGQFFKPFGLTVSAAVLISLLVARTLSPVLAVYWLKPKPQSQGDRPQSTAPSFLDRLYLPLLRNALTHPWLTLAIAVLSLVVGIALIPLIPKGFIPQLDRGEFNILYTAPLPEFPSPQDLSPEDADAFGEFEEFEEFDPGQMEEIDRDRPMTQTDLDPRVFILNASQEIAADLEAVVRDHPDVESVYTLIGYRGEPNRGRLSVQLRGDRQLDTASVQSELRGRLPRPEGSRVSVEDIQFVEIGDSKPLQIALLGDDLDQLNQTARNIATAIRDLPGLIDIETSADPDGDLTRIRRKSGERVAYVEANLRQGQALGDASDDVVAIAQDLLPPNIRLDLGGDAQNAASVFRSFGGTLALSVICMLAVLILPFGRLLEPLVVGLSLPLALVGALFALLITQSDFGMISLIGTIFLLGLLDKNALLLMDYANQLRKAGKPRFEALLETGRVRFRPILMTTASTVLGMLPIAIGWGAGAELRQPMAVAIIGGLITSSLLSLVVVPVLYGLLEDGWLTLRRGRS; translated from the coding sequence ATGTCACTGCGAGAACGATTCAATATCTCAAAATGGGCGATTCAGCATCGGCTGTTGACCATCGCCATTTGGCTAGCCATCGCCGTCGCCGGACTGTTCGCCTATTCCTCCCTGCAATACGCCCTCTTCCCAGATATCACCTTTCCCGTCGTCATCGTCAACGCCTCGGGCGAGAGTGACGACGTCATCACCACCGAAACCGACCTCACCGAACCCATCGAAGCCCAACTCTGGGATCTCCCCGGCCTCGACGATATCCAGTCCCGCGTCTATCCCGGACGGACCGTGATTAGCGTCCTCTTTAACGTCGGCGTGGACTTGGCCCCCTCCAGCGACGCCGTCCGCGATCGCCTCGACCAACTGCAACTCCCCAACAACACAGAACTTGAGGTCATCCCCCTCAACCTCAACGAATCCGCCGCCATCAGTTACGCCCTACGGCCCACCCCAGACAGCGACCTAGAGGCGATCGCCGCCCTCAGCCAAAATGAACTGATTCCCCAACTCGAACAACTCCCCGGAGTCCTGCGAGTCGATCTCCTCGGCGACGCTGAAATCAGCCAAGACCGCGACCCCGACCTCCTCGCCGATGACGTTCACCTCAACGCCCCCACCCTGATTCGCTTCGCCAGCGAAAACGCCCTGGCCCTACAAGTCATCAAACAAGGAGACGCCAACACCCTAGACGTCGTGCGTCACGTCGAAACCACCGTCGCCGCCTGGGAACAGGACTATCCCCAGATTCAATTCGACCTGGCCGCCACCCAAGCCGACTTTATCCGCGAAGCCACCCAAGCCACCATCGACACCCTAGGATTTGCCATCATCCTAGCCGTCATCGTCATCTTCGCCTTTCTGCGTAACCTCTGGGCCACCCTCATCACCGCCCTAGCAATTCCCATCTCCCTCCTGGGAACCTTCATCGTCATGGCGGTGTATGACTTCAACCTCGAAACCATCACCCTCCTAGCCCTAGCCCTAACCATCGGTATTATCGTCGACGATGCCATTGTCGAAGTCGAGAATATCGCCCGCCACATCGACCAAGGACAACCGCCTCGGGAGGCCGCCATCGCCGCCACCAACGAAATTGGTCTCACCGTCTCCGCCTCCACCCTGACCATTGTCGCCGTCTTTCTCCCCGTCGCTTTCATGGGAGGAACCATCGGGCAATTCTTCAAACCCTTTGGCCTGACCGTCTCCGCAGCGGTTCTCATCTCCCTTCTCGTCGCCCGAACCCTCTCCCCCGTCCTGGCCGTCTATTGGCTAAAACCCAAACCCCAATCTCAGGGCGATCGCCCCCAATCCACCGCCCCCAGCTTCCTCGATCGCCTCTATTTACCCCTACTCCGCAACGCCCTCACCCATCCCTGGCTAACCCTGGCCATCGCCGTCCTCAGTCTCGTCGTCGGAATTGCCTTAATTCCCCTAATTCCCAAAGGCTTTATCCCCCAACTCGATCGCGGCGAGTTCAACATCCTCTACACCGCCCCCCTGCCCGAGTTTCCCAGTCCCCAGGACCTTTCCCCCGAAGATGCGGACGCTTTCGGTGAGTTTGAGGAGTTTGAGGAGTTTGACCCGGGCCAAATGGAGGAGATAGACCGCGATCGCCCCATGACCCAGACCGACTTAGATCCGCGAGTGTTCATCCTCAACGCCAGTCAGGAGATCGCCGCCGACCTAGAAGCCGTCGTCCGCGATCATCCCGATGTCGAGTCCGTCTATACCCTCATCGGCTACCGAGGTGAACCCAACCGCGGCCGCCTTAGCGTTCAACTGCGGGGCGATCGCCAACTCGACACCGCCAGCGTTCAAAGTGAATTACGAGGCCGTCTCCCCCGGCCCGAAGGAAGCCGCGTCAGCGTTGAAGATATCCAATTCGTCGAAATTGGCGACAGCAAACCCCTACAAATTGCCCTCCTCGGCGATGACCTCGACCAACTCAACCAAACCGCCCGCAACATCGCCACAGCCATCCGTGATTTACCCGGCTTAATCGACATTGAAACCAGCGCCGACCCCGACGGCGACCTCACCCGTATCCGCCGTAAATCCGGGGAACGAGTCGCCTATGTCGAAGCCAATCTTCGCCAGGGTCAGGCCCTCGGAGATGCCAGCGATGACGTCGTGGCGATCGCCCAAGACCTCCTCCCCCCCAACATCCGCCTCGACTTAGGCGGCGATGCCCAAAATGCCGCCAGCGTCTTTCGCAGTTTTGGCGGCACTCTCGCCTTATCAGTCATCTGTATGTTGGCCGTTTTAATCCTGCCCTTCGGACGCTTGTTAGAACCCTTAGTGGTCGGTTTATCTCTGCCCTTAGCCCTGGTTGGGGCCTTGTTTGCCTTACTCATTACTCAAAGTGACTTTGGCATGATTTCCCTCATTGGCACAATTTTCCTCTTAGGCTTATTAGACAAAAATGCCTTGCTGCTGATGGACTATGCCAATCAACTCCGCAAAGCTGGAAAACCCCGCTTTGAAGCCCTACTGGAAACCGGACGGGTGCGCTTTCGTCCCATCCTCATGACCACCGCCTCAACGGTGTTAGGAATGCTACCCATCGCCATCGGTTGGGGCGCGGGTGCAGAATTGCGTCAACCCATGGCCGTGGCCATTATTGGCGGTTTGATTACCTCCAGCCTCTTGAGTTTAGTCGTGGTTCCCGTTCTATATGGACTCTTAGAAGATGGCTGGTTAACCCTACGTCGAGGGCGATCGTAA
- the mnmE gene encoding tRNA uridine-5-carboxymethylaminomethyl(34) synthesis GTPase MnmE: MSEAVLRRDTIVAIATAVVPQQGSVGIVRLSGDEAIAIAKRLFHAPGKQPWESHRILYGTIRHPGTSALVDEALLLLMVAPRSYTREDVVEFHCHGGMMVVQEVLQLCVEAGARLANPGEFTLRAFLNGRIDLTQAESIADLVGAQSQAASQAALAGVQGRLAQPIRDLRSQCLDILAEIEARVDFEEDLPPLDEGKVVQDLAAVLREIEAIEKTASQGELLRTGLKVVIVGRPNVGKSSLLNAWSRSDRAIVTDLPGTTRDVVESQLVVGGIPVQVLDTAGIRQTSDRIEQMGVERSRQALEAADLVLLVLDALSGWTAEDEAIYQRVCDRPLITILNKCDLVEVPPQLPHVQQPVLTAAAQQQGLEALEAAILEKANAQEIETANVDFCINQRQAAALTRAKLALEQVQETITAQLPLDFWTIDLREGIQALGEITGEEMTESVLDRIFSRFCIGK; this comes from the coding sequence ATGTCTGAAGCAGTGCTACGCCGGGATACGATTGTGGCTATTGCCACAGCGGTTGTCCCTCAACAGGGAAGTGTGGGAATTGTGCGGTTGTCCGGTGACGAGGCGATCGCCATCGCCAAACGCTTGTTTCACGCACCGGGTAAACAACCCTGGGAGAGCCATCGCATTCTCTACGGAACGATTCGTCATCCGGGTACCTCGGCGTTGGTGGATGAAGCCCTGTTGTTACTTATGGTAGCGCCTCGGTCCTACACCAGGGAGGATGTGGTGGAATTTCATTGCCACGGGGGGATGATGGTGGTGCAAGAGGTGTTGCAGTTATGTGTGGAGGCGGGGGCCCGCTTAGCCAATCCTGGGGAGTTTACGTTACGGGCCTTTCTCAATGGCCGCATTGATTTAACTCAGGCTGAAAGTATTGCGGATTTGGTGGGGGCCCAGTCTCAGGCGGCGTCTCAGGCCGCTTTGGCGGGGGTTCAGGGACGACTGGCCCAGCCGATTCGTGATTTGCGCAGTCAATGTTTAGATATTTTGGCCGAAATTGAGGCCCGGGTAGATTTTGAGGAGGATTTACCCCCTTTGGATGAGGGGAAGGTGGTTCAGGATTTGGCGGCGGTTTTGAGGGAGATTGAGGCCATTGAGAAGACAGCTAGTCAGGGGGAGTTGTTGCGGACGGGGTTAAAGGTGGTGATTGTGGGCCGCCCGAATGTGGGAAAATCGAGTTTGTTGAATGCTTGGAGTCGCAGCGATCGCGCCATTGTCACCGACTTACCGGGAACGACGCGGGATGTGGTGGAATCTCAGTTGGTGGTGGGGGGAATCCCGGTGCAGGTGTTGGATACGGCGGGGATTCGCCAGACGAGCGATCGCATTGAACAGATGGGGGTGGAGCGATCGCGCCAGGCGTTGGAGGCGGCGGATTTGGTCTTGTTGGTCTTGGATGCGCTGTCCGGCTGGACGGCGGAGGATGAGGCGATTTATCAGCGGGTGTGCGATCGCCCCCTAATTACGATTTTGAATAAGTGTGATTTAGTAGAGGTTCCCCCCCAACTTCCCCATGTTCAACAGCCAGTTCTCACGGCGGCGGCCCAACAGCAGGGACTTGAGGCCTTAGAGGCGGCAATTTTGGAGAAAGCCAACGCCCAAGAGATTGAGACAGCGAATGTAGACTTCTGTATTAACCAACGTCAAGCGGCGGCGTTAACTCGGGCTAAGTTAGCCTTAGAACAGGTGCAAGAGACGATTACGGCCCAGCTTCCTTTGGATTTCTGGACCATTGACTTACGGGAGGGGATTCAGGCGTTAGGAGAAATTACCGGCGAGGAGATGACTGAGTCGGTGTTAGATCGCATTTTTAGTCGTTTCTGTATTGGGAAGTGA
- a CDS encoding ISKra4 family transposase (programmed frameshift), with protein sequence MNPQKQAELQQHLDAIAKILYQEADPAELTTLEGIEKNVRAQAQEHVLPQLGNFFINAATDRPTGKQRTLTSILGRLTLTTAQAQQLQVEPRTRWSPYFFKCCAVVTANASYQRAEEDIAMLTGLSISHSTLQRFVQREDWCEVEVTEPIEELSLDGGMIRLRTEEGQPGQWREYKALNVHEHGGVAFFKDNEGLIDWVNIQLLAELFISLGDGHDGVWNIFDGIGTPEQRIEVLDWYHLMENAHKVQGTAAQLSRIRALLWRGETRQVIRYLRQERCRGATRFINYLKHHSKRIIDYQVWQEAGHSIGSGQVESLVKQIGLRVKLPGAQWREENVPKVLKHRCAYLNGDLAA encoded by the exons ATGAATCCTCAAAAGCAGGCTGAACTCCAACAACATCTTGATGCAATTGCCAAGATTCTCTACCAGGAAGCTGACCCGGCTGAACTGACCACCCTCGAAGGCATTGAGAAAAACGTTCGAGCTCAAGCCCAAGAACATGTTTTGCCTCAACTGGGAA ATTTTTTTATCAACGCGGCGACCGACCGACCGACCGGAAAACAACGCACCCTAACCAGCATCCTGGGCCGACTCACCCTCACCACAGCTCAAGCCCAACAACTACAAGTCGAACCCAGAACTCGTTGGAGTCCCTATTTTTTCAAGTGTTGTGCCGTTGTCACTGCCAACGCCTCTTACCAAAGAGCCGAAGAAGATATCGCCATGCTGACTGGGCTGAGCATTTCCCACAGTACGCTCCAACGCTTTGTCCAGCGAGAGGACTGGTGTGAGGTCGAGGTCACTGAACCAATAGAGGAACTCAGCCTCGATGGTGGGATGATTCGCCTTCGAACTGAGGAGGGTCAACCGGGTCAGTGGCGAGAGTACAAAGCCTTAAATGTCCACGAGCATGGAGGTGTAGCGTTCTTTAAAGATAATGAAGGACTAATCGACTGGGTGAATATCCAGCTACTAGCCGAGCTATTTATCAGTCTCGGAGATGGTCATGATGGGGTCTGGAACATTTTTGACGGTATCGGGACACCAGAGCAACGTATCGAAGTCCTCGATTGGTATCATCTGATGGAGAATGCTCATAAGGTACAAGGCACAGCCGCCCAGCTATCGCGGATACGAGCCTTGTTGTGGCGAGGGGAGACCCGTCAGGTGATTCGCTATCTGCGCCAAGAGCGATGTCGGGGAGCTACGAGATTTATCAACTATTTGAAGCATCATTCTAAGCGCATCATTGACTACCAGGTCTGGCAGGAAGCGGGACATTCAATTGGTTCGGGTCAAGTCGAGTCCCTGGTCAAACAAATTGGACTCAGGGTGAAATTGCCTGGGGCACAATGGCGAGAGGAGAATGTGCCAAAGGTGTTGAAGCATCGCTGTGCTTACCTGAATGGGGACTTGGCGGCTTAA
- a CDS encoding DUF2062 domain-containing protein: MTQPLGSRLVYHLMHLIERGWRISRYYYWRLIRLQDPPEYIARGVAVGVFAGCFPLFGMQTPISILLAMGARGHKLCAAVCTWISNPLTYLPIYWLNFQVGRLLLGSSSHAPSQWNSLEIFLDQTGEFFADLLLGSLVMGTILGIVSYFGSLRLIHLWRLKRQLERQQSRQKKTYIRHESRQSHLISSNQ; the protein is encoded by the coding sequence ATGACTCAACCGCTCGGTTCTCGCCTGGTCTACCATCTAATGCACCTCATCGAACGGGGGTGGCGCATTAGCCGCTACTACTACTGGCGTTTAATCCGTCTCCAAGATCCCCCAGAGTATATTGCCCGAGGCGTGGCGGTTGGAGTCTTTGCCGGTTGCTTTCCCCTGTTTGGGATGCAAACCCCCATTAGCATCCTCCTGGCCATGGGGGCCCGAGGTCATAAACTTTGCGCCGCCGTCTGCACCTGGATTAGCAACCCCCTCACCTATCTCCCCATCTATTGGTTGAACTTCCAAGTCGGGCGCTTGCTTCTCGGCTCAAGTAGTCATGCGCCCTCTCAATGGAACTCCTTAGAGATTTTCCTCGACCAAACTGGGGAATTTTTTGCTGACCTGCTGCTAGGATCTCTGGTCATGGGCACCATTTTGGGCATCGTCAGTTACTTCGGGAGTTTACGGCTGATTCACCTCTGGCGCCTCAAACGGCAACTCGAACGCCAGCAGAGCCGACAAAAAAAGACTTACATTCGTCATGAATCTCGTCAGTCTCATCTGATCTCATCCAACCAATAA